The following are encoded in a window of Halorarum salinum genomic DNA:
- a CDS encoding prenyltransferase, whose protein sequence is MTSNPSTPGAPASRVGALVAASRPRFWLYLAGPVLVGLAFGAPSVPALFDPRNWLLFGYFLVPANVLLYGVNDVFDREVDAGNPKKDPAEGREVRYRGGPSIPLAVVASALLGLGLFPLAPAAAWPYLAGFLLLGVGYSAPPARFKSRPPLDSLSNGLYVLPGAAAYATVAGAHPPAAALVGAWLWAMAMHTFSAVPDVGPDRDAGIETTATVLGERHALAYCTACWLLAAVAFGAVDPRLGVPLLIYPALAVGVAWTDVDVARAYWWYPAINATVGAVLTIGGLSRLVPPGAALP, encoded by the coding sequence GTGACCTCGAACCCGTCCACGCCGGGAGCGCCCGCCTCCCGGGTCGGCGCGCTCGTCGCCGCCTCCCGGCCGCGGTTCTGGCTCTACCTCGCCGGGCCGGTGCTCGTCGGCCTCGCCTTCGGCGCCCCGTCGGTCCCGGCGCTGTTCGACCCCCGGAACTGGCTCCTGTTCGGCTACTTCCTCGTCCCGGCGAACGTCCTGCTGTACGGCGTCAACGACGTGTTCGACCGCGAAGTGGACGCGGGGAACCCGAAGAAGGACCCGGCGGAGGGGCGGGAGGTCCGCTACCGTGGCGGCCCGTCGATCCCGCTCGCCGTCGTCGCCTCGGCGCTGCTCGGACTCGGGCTGTTCCCGCTCGCGCCGGCGGCCGCGTGGCCGTACCTGGCGGGGTTTCTCCTCCTCGGCGTCGGCTACAGCGCGCCCCCGGCGCGGTTCAAGTCCCGACCGCCGCTCGACTCGCTCTCGAACGGCCTCTACGTCCTCCCCGGCGCGGCTGCCTACGCGACGGTCGCGGGCGCACACCCCCCCGCGGCGGCGCTCGTCGGCGCCTGGCTCTGGGCGATGGCGATGCACACGTTCTCCGCCGTTCCCGACGTCGGCCCGGACCGGGATGCCGGAATCGAAACGACCGCGACGGTCCTCGGGGAGCGGCACGCCCTCGCCTACTGCACCGCGTGCTGGCTGCTCGCGGCGGTCGCGTTCGGCGCCGTCGACCCGCGCCTCGGCGTCCCGCTTCTGATCTACCCGGCGCTCGCGGTCGGCGTCGCGTGGACCGACGTCGACGTGGCCCGGGCGTACTGGTGGTACCCCGCGATCAACGCGACCGTCGGGGCCGTGCTAACGATCGGCGGGCTCTCGCGTCTCGTCCCGCCGGGGGCGGCGCTGCCGTGA
- the cruF gene encoding bisanhydrobacterioruberin hydratase, producing MSAVTASLRERLPDGRREAEARLDALVRGNRFTISVFFPLNGAVLLLASAEGLLPPPLAFNGALILLGTLVMRSPLLVGIAPVTGRRVLAGSGLLSLYAYAVEYVGVRTGWPYGPFHYGVDLGPTLAGVPVGLPVFFLPLVANAYLLCLLLLGRLAERPAVRLGAVVALVLAMDVVLDPGAVGLGFWVYEAVPPGGGFYGVPASNFAGWVLSTSVATATLDRILDRAALRERLADCEFALDDVVSFVLLWGAVNAWFGNLAPVLVATAIGAGLAWSGRFDASLLWP from the coding sequence ATGAGCGCCGTCACCGCGTCGCTCCGCGAGCGGTTGCCCGACGGCCGACGGGAGGCCGAGGCGCGCCTCGACGCGCTCGTCCGCGGGAACCGGTTCACCATCTCGGTGTTCTTCCCGCTGAACGGCGCCGTCCTGCTGCTCGCGAGCGCGGAGGGGCTGCTCCCCCCGCCGCTGGCGTTCAACGGGGCGCTCATCCTGCTGGGGACGCTCGTGATGCGCTCGCCGCTCCTCGTCGGAATCGCGCCAGTGACGGGTCGACGGGTGCTGGCCGGGTCCGGCCTGCTGTCGCTGTACGCGTACGCCGTCGAGTACGTCGGCGTCCGGACCGGGTGGCCGTACGGGCCGTTCCACTACGGCGTCGACCTCGGCCCGACCCTCGCGGGCGTCCCGGTCGGGCTCCCGGTGTTCTTCCTGCCACTCGTCGCGAACGCGTACCTGCTGTGCCTGCTGCTGCTCGGCCGCCTCGCCGAACGGCCGGCGGTCCGACTCGGCGCCGTCGTCGCGCTCGTGCTGGCGATGGACGTGGTGCTCGATCCCGGCGCCGTCGGACTGGGGTTCTGGGTGTACGAGGCCGTCCCTCCCGGGGGCGGCTTCTACGGCGTCCCGGCCTCCAACTTCGCGGGCTGGGTGCTCTCCACGAGCGTCGCGACCGCGACGCTCGACCGGATCCTCGACCGGGCGGCCCTGCGCGAGCGGCTGGCCGACTGCGAGTTCGCGCTCGACGACGTGGTGAGCTTCGTCCTGCTCTGGGGAGCCGTGAACGCCTGGTTCGGCAACCTGGCTCCCGTCCTCGTCGCGACCGCCATCGGTGCCGGCCTCGCGTGGTCGGGTCGGTTCGACGCGTCGCTGCTGTGGCCGTGA
- a CDS encoding phytoene/squalene synthase family protein, which produces MNDADPIARSKRIQRRTGRTFHFATRVLPERVRHPTYVMYAFFRLADEVVDDPDPGPPAEQRAELSRLRAAALGHVETADPVLSAFADVRDEFGIADGDVRAFLDAMASDVETRRYETYGDLSAYMDGSAGAVGRMMTAVMEPEDPDAAIPHATALGEAFQLTNFVRDVGEDVVERDRVYLPAETLAEHGATVAQVRRLEFDGSVAAAIRHELLRAESLYRDGVAGIELLPSDCRFAVLFAAVLYADHHRLVRSLGYDTLTRTPSLGTARKAFLLARTSLAWVRTRDPEAAFRRASAVQYDGTADVHGGSRERLSVP; this is translated from the coding sequence ATGAACGACGCGGATCCGATCGCGCGGAGCAAACGGATCCAGCGGCGGACCGGCAGGACGTTCCACTTCGCCACGCGGGTGCTCCCCGAGCGGGTCCGCCACCCGACGTACGTGATGTACGCCTTCTTCCGGCTCGCGGACGAGGTGGTCGACGACCCCGACCCCGGACCGCCGGCCGAACAGCGGGCCGAACTGAGCCGACTCCGCGCCGCGGCGCTCGGTCACGTCGAGACCGCCGACCCGGTGCTCTCGGCGTTCGCGGACGTCCGCGATGAGTTCGGCATCGCCGACGGGGACGTGAGGGCGTTCCTCGATGCGATGGCCTCGGACGTCGAGACCCGCCGGTACGAGACGTACGGCGACCTGAGCGCGTACATGGACGGCTCCGCCGGCGCGGTCGGTCGGATGATGACCGCGGTCATGGAGCCGGAGGACCCGGACGCCGCGATACCTCACGCCACCGCGCTGGGGGAGGCGTTCCAGCTCACGAACTTCGTCCGCGACGTGGGCGAGGACGTCGTCGAACGCGACAGGGTGTACCTCCCGGCGGAGACGCTCGCCGAGCACGGCGCCACCGTCGCACAGGTCCGTCGGCTCGAGTTCGACGGCTCCGTCGCCGCGGCGATCAGACACGAGCTCCTGCGGGCGGAATCGCTGTACAGGGACGGCGTCGCCGGGATCGAACTCCTGCCGTCCGACTGCCGGTTCGCCGTCCTGTTCGCGGCGGTGCTGTACGCCGACCACCACCGACTCGTCCGCTCGCTGGGGTACGACACGCTGACGAGGACGCCCTCGCTGGGGACCGCCCGGAAGGCGTTCCTGCTCGCGAGGACGTCCCTCGCGTGGGTGCGGACGCGGGACCCGGAGGCCGCCTTCCGACGGGCGAGCGCGGTGCAGTACGACGGGACGGCCGACGTCCACGGCGGGTCGCGCGAGCGGCTGTCGGTCCCCTGA
- a CDS encoding HVO_2523 family zinc finger protein, with translation MDDAGEDGSVRTRPCPLCGVSMEHRHCKYVCPRHGVVMDCSDTFFH, from the coding sequence ATGGATGACGCGGGCGAGGACGGATCGGTACGAACGCGCCCCTGCCCGCTGTGTGGCGTCTCGATGGAGCACCGCCACTGCAAGTACGTCTGTCCACGGCACGGGGTCGTGATGGACTGTTCGGACACGTTCTTCCACTGA
- a CDS encoding molybdopterin-dependent oxidoreductase: MRKPTVSLTLVALASGTGVLAGSFLAAGFTDRWVVLALARTAFFLAPDALVAFGIQRLGDAAQPLLVAGAALAGVLLFGALALGTLSGGRALDREPAETAFAVGAVQAVAAFALAVAPVPALAGGAVGAAVAGLGGPGTTEGVDVARRDLLRSAGGAAIAVGVAAALGVGRAGGPGGGDDVPDGPVEDPLVRRLLGTAAERSLAVADVEPLVSEEFYRVDINPSDPEVDADSWGLRVGGAVETERRYDLADLAGRPAEHRFVTLRCVGERLNGTKMDTALWTGVPMANVLAEVGVPEDEPCCVFLRAADGYYQEFPLEALESALLAYRMNGRPLPTAHGHPVRVLVPGHWGEINVKWLTEIEVIREERRGYWEERGWNGTGPVNTVAKLHGVETADGRVTVGGHAYAGTRGVAAVEVSTDGGDAWTEAELSEPLPGSTSADADPEGEDPEAGEAADAWRMWRHEYRADDPHEVVVRAVEADGTVQPAEEADAFPNGASGWVSRDVSP, from the coding sequence ATGCGCAAGCCGACGGTGTCGCTGACGCTCGTCGCGCTCGCCTCCGGGACGGGCGTCCTCGCCGGGTCGTTCCTCGCCGCGGGGTTCACGGACCGGTGGGTGGTCCTCGCGCTCGCCCGGACGGCCTTCTTCCTCGCGCCGGACGCGCTGGTCGCGTTCGGCATCCAGCGGCTCGGAGACGCCGCACAGCCGCTGCTCGTCGCGGGTGCCGCGCTGGCCGGGGTCCTCCTGTTCGGCGCGCTCGCGCTGGGGACGCTGTCGGGCGGACGGGCGCTCGACCGCGAACCGGCGGAGACCGCGTTCGCGGTGGGGGCCGTGCAGGCGGTCGCCGCGTTCGCGCTCGCCGTCGCGCCCGTCCCAGCGCTGGCGGGAGGCGCGGTGGGCGCCGCCGTGGCCGGGCTCGGCGGCCCGGGGACGACCGAGGGCGTCGACGTCGCCCGCCGCGACCTCCTTCGGTCGGCCGGCGGGGCCGCAATCGCGGTCGGGGTGGCGGCAGCCCTCGGTGTCGGACGGGCCGGTGGGCCGGGTGGCGGCGACGACGTCCCCGACGGTCCGGTCGAGGACCCGCTCGTCCGGCGACTCCTCGGGACCGCGGCGGAGCGTTCGCTCGCCGTCGCCGACGTCGAACCGCTCGTCTCGGAGGAGTTCTACCGGGTGGACATCAACCCGTCCGACCCGGAGGTCGACGCGGACTCGTGGGGGCTCCGCGTCGGCGGGGCAGTGGAGACGGAGCGCCGGTACGACCTCGCCGACCTCGCCGGGCGCCCCGCCGAGCACCGGTTCGTCACGCTCCGATGCGTGGGCGAGCGGCTGAACGGCACCAAGATGGACACGGCGCTGTGGACCGGCGTCCCGATGGCGAACGTCCTGGCGGAGGTCGGCGTCCCCGAGGACGAACCGTGCTGCGTGTTCCTCCGGGCGGCCGACGGCTACTACCAGGAGTTCCCGCTCGAGGCGCTCGAGTCGGCGTTGCTCGCCTACCGGATGAACGGCCGGCCGCTCCCCACGGCCCACGGCCACCCGGTGAGGGTGCTCGTCCCGGGCCACTGGGGCGAGATCAACGTCAAGTGGCTCACCGAGATAGAGGTGATCCGCGAGGAGCGCCGGGGCTACTGGGAGGAGCGCGGTTGGAACGGGACCGGGCCGGTCAACACGGTCGCGAAACTGCACGGCGTCGAGACGGCGGACGGACGCGTGACCGTCGGCGGCCACGCCTACGCGGGCACCCGCGGGGTCGCCGCCGTGGAGGTGTCCACCGACGGCGGGGACGCGTGGACGGAGGCGGAGTTGTCCGAGCCGCTTCCGGGTTCGACTTCGGCCGACGCCGACCCCGAGGGGGAGGACCCGGAAGCGGGCGAGGCGGCGGACGCCTGGCGGATGTGGCGCCACGAGTACCGGGCCGACGACCCCCACGAGGTCGTCGTCCGGGCCGTCGAGGCGGACGGGACCGTCCAGCCCGCCGAGGAGGCGGACGCCTTCCCGAACGGCGCGAGCGGCTGGGTCTCCAGGGACGTCTCCCCCTGA
- a CDS encoding ZIP family metal transporter, translating into MSDGTVGWSVGEGRGGATLLGGASTALLVVASGLAWGAGREKLFGIAWVAFLGMALAGWLGARAPRENAGALVWGYGLASGAMVTSAAVFLLPQAIGQHATYGGFGVALGLLSGFGAHTLGHRLAHLNLPLDRTLAALTAHAVAAGAIIGIIYGNMPDLGPLLGLAIVSHKGPAGYAAVSRYARRGGNWRAILLPAAGVGVAAAASSFLALPASAPVRGVVFGFATGVFLHVAMDFLPECELGSEVHESLAHEGDAHAVLDRLRVHAVASTAVGGLAVFLAWFVVA; encoded by the coding sequence ATGTCGGACGGGACCGTCGGGTGGTCGGTGGGCGAGGGACGGGGAGGGGCGACGCTCCTGGGCGGGGCGAGCACCGCCCTGCTCGTCGTCGCCTCCGGGCTCGCGTGGGGAGCCGGACGCGAGAAGCTGTTCGGGATCGCCTGGGTGGCGTTCCTGGGGATGGCGCTCGCCGGCTGGCTCGGCGCCCGTGCGCCCCGCGAGAACGCGGGCGCGCTCGTGTGGGGCTACGGACTCGCCAGCGGCGCGATGGTGACGAGCGCCGCCGTCTTCCTGCTCCCGCAGGCGATCGGCCAGCATGCGACCTACGGGGGATTCGGCGTCGCGCTCGGCCTGCTCTCCGGCTTCGGCGCCCACACGCTCGGCCACCGCCTCGCGCACCTGAACCTGCCGCTCGACCGGACGCTCGCGGCACTGACCGCCCACGCCGTCGCGGCGGGGGCGATAATCGGCATCATCTACGGCAACATGCCCGACCTGGGGCCGTTGCTGGGGCTCGCCATCGTCTCCCACAAGGGACCCGCCGGCTACGCGGCGGTGAGCCGCTACGCCCGCCGGGGCGGGAACTGGCGCGCCATCCTCCTCCCGGCGGCCGGCGTCGGAGTCGCGGCGGCGGCCTCCTCCTTCCTCGCGCTCCCGGCCTCAGCACCGGTCCGGGGCGTCGTCTTCGGCTTCGCGACCGGCGTGTTCCTCCACGTGGCGATGGACTTCCTCCCTGAGTGCGAACTCGGGAGCGAGGTCCACGAGTCGCTCGCCCACGAGGGCGACGCCCACGCGGTGCTCGATCGACTGCGCGTCCACGCCGTCGCCAGCACCGCGGTCGGCGGGCTCGCGGTGTTTCTCGCCTGGTTCGTCGTCGCCTGA
- a CDS encoding universal stress protein: MAVLVACDDSDPGRRAAEYAFHGHADEPITLLHVVNPERYTGAFETGPLVDWDEVIARGERRAEELFEELLEHPDAEGIDVTTDTIVGHPARGIVDYAEEHGFDHVVLGSHGRTGVSRVLLGSVAEQVVRRAPGTVTVVR, encoded by the coding sequence ATGGCAGTGCTGGTCGCGTGCGACGACTCCGACCCCGGTCGGAGGGCGGCGGAGTACGCGTTCCACGGGCACGCCGACGAGCCGATCACGCTCCTGCACGTCGTCAACCCGGAGCGGTACACCGGTGCCTTCGAGACCGGTCCCCTCGTCGACTGGGACGAGGTCATCGCGAGGGGTGAGCGACGGGCCGAGGAACTGTTCGAGGAACTGCTGGAGCACCCCGACGCCGAGGGCATCGACGTCACGACGGACACGATCGTCGGCCACCCGGCCCGGGGCATCGTCGACTACGCGGAGGAGCACGGGTTCGACCACGTCGTACTCGGAAGCCACGGGCGGACCGGCGTGTCGCGCGTGCTGCTCGGGAGCGTCGCCGAGCAGGTGGTCCGCCGCGCACCCGGCACGGTCACGGTCGTCCGGTGA
- a CDS encoding VOC family protein — protein MTRTAAVPDAARIGRTALRVADLGATTAFYRDVVGLTVQSKGEATATLGAGGTPLLVLEGDEEAPLRSRDGTGLFHNAFRLPSRGALGGALDRIRDRWTLDGASDHLVSEALYLADPEGNGVEVYWDKPREEWPRADDGTVRMDTLPLDPEAVAAGSDGAPEAPPGTTVGHVHLEVSSIDATRAFYVDTLGFDVQFESGSVLFLAAGDYHHHIGANTWNGRSQPADGRGLAWFEIVLPDEAALSSLRRGLADADVAVTELDDGVEVADPDGIRVRLRAE, from the coding sequence ATGACGCGGACGGCCGCCGTCCCGGACGCCGCACGCATCGGCCGCACGGCGCTCCGCGTCGCCGACCTCGGGGCGACGACCGCCTTCTACCGAGACGTCGTCGGCCTGACGGTCCAGTCGAAGGGCGAGGCGACGGCGACGCTCGGCGCCGGCGGGACGCCGCTGCTGGTGCTCGAGGGGGACGAGGAAGCGCCCCTCCGTTCCCGCGACGGGACGGGACTGTTCCACAACGCGTTCAGGCTCCCCTCGAGGGGTGCGCTGGGCGGGGCGCTCGACCGGATCCGGGACCGGTGGACCCTCGACGGCGCCTCCGACCACCTCGTGAGCGAGGCCCTCTACCTCGCCGACCCCGAGGGGAACGGCGTGGAGGTGTACTGGGACAAACCTCGGGAGGAGTGGCCGCGTGCGGACGACGGGACGGTGCGGATGGACACGCTGCCGCTCGATCCGGAGGCCGTCGCCGCGGGATCGGACGGGGCCCCGGAGGCGCCCCCCGGAACGACGGTCGGACACGTCCACCTGGAGGTGTCCTCGATCGACGCGACGCGGGCGTTCTACGTCGACACGCTGGGGTTCGACGTCCAGTTCGAGTCGGGGAGCGTGCTGTTTCTCGCGGCGGGGGACTACCACCACCACATCGGCGCGAACACGTGGAACGGCCGGTCGCAACCTGCCGACGGCCGCGGACTGGCGTGGTTCGAGATCGTTCTGCCGGACGAGGCGGCGCTCTCGTCGCTCCGCCGCGGGCTGGCGGACGCCGACGTGGCGGTCACGGAACTCGACGACGGCGTCGAGGTAGCCGACCCGGACGGGATCCGCGTCCGACTCCGGGCCGAGTAG